A region of Paenibacillus thiaminolyticus DNA encodes the following proteins:
- a CDS encoding TRAFAC clade GTPase domain-containing protein yields MGIFDFLKRKPQQASRPLFYDIVCPFCFSKFSPEEVVFRAAHHREDDENYALQEDEKLNKYRDRFGLDTVYDMEAVLDPRDIPDEHHLYSDHVLIGLNDRYGVVTRRRLCPHCHNELPVTAGKVPSNIISIIGASQVGKSVYMTALIHTLQHTTADHFDAACMPLNAEISRKFRTMYEEPLFERGDLLASTQKEKMQEPFIFQFVFKDETKPPLTLVFFDVAGEGMVDQDYLGLHGQHIKNSAGILFMIDPLQIRSIREKIRMQYGGASDEWVPQYDEPRDVVLTLFGDFIAYQDKNKTDIPTAVVLTKSDMLHALKDEDGDYIKSNSNIFHNMVHRKYLDLTEFHNIDGEIRRFIEKVDRPFKGTMDVYFSNTAYFAVSALGSNPVNQKLQGVVSPIRVDEPFIWLLHELNYIEGREQH; encoded by the coding sequence TTGGGGATTTTTGATTTTCTGAAGCGCAAGCCGCAGCAGGCGTCACGGCCGCTGTTCTATGATATCGTATGCCCATTCTGCTTCAGCAAATTCTCGCCGGAGGAGGTCGTGTTCCGCGCGGCGCACCACCGCGAGGACGACGAGAATTACGCGCTGCAGGAGGATGAGAAGCTGAACAAATACCGGGACCGCTTCGGCCTCGATACCGTCTATGATATGGAGGCGGTTCTCGATCCGCGCGATATTCCCGATGAGCATCATCTGTATTCCGATCATGTGCTTATCGGGCTGAATGACCGCTATGGCGTCGTCACGCGCAGAAGGCTGTGCCCGCACTGCCATAATGAGCTGCCCGTGACGGCAGGGAAGGTGCCGAGCAATATTATTTCTATTATCGGGGCCTCCCAGGTCGGCAAATCGGTCTACATGACCGCGCTGATTCATACGCTCCAGCATACGACGGCCGATCATTTCGATGCCGCCTGCATGCCGCTTAATGCGGAGATAAGCCGCAAGTTCCGCACGATGTACGAGGAGCCGCTGTTCGAACGCGGCGATCTGCTCGCGTCGACGCAGAAGGAGAAGATGCAGGAGCCGTTCATCTTTCAATTCGTCTTCAAGGATGAGACGAAGCCGCCGCTCACGCTGGTGTTTTTTGATGTCGCGGGGGAAGGTATGGTCGATCAGGATTATCTGGGCCTGCACGGCCAGCATATCAAAAATTCGGCTGGCATCCTGTTCATGATCGATCCGCTGCAAATTCGATCGATTCGTGAAAAAATCCGCATGCAATACGGCGGAGCTTCCGACGAGTGGGTGCCGCAATATGACGAGCCGCGCGATGTCGTGCTGACGCTGTTCGGCGATTTCATCGCCTACCAGGATAAGAACAAGACCGACATCCCGACGGCCGTCGTGCTGACGAAGAGCGACATGCTGCATGCGTTGAAGGATGAGGATGGCGACTATATCAAGTCGAATAGCAACATTTTTCACAATATGGTTCATCGCAAATATCTCGATCTGACGGAGTTCCATAATATCGACGGCGAGATCCGGCGCTTCATCGAGAAGGTGGACCGTCCGTTCAAAGGAACGATGGATGTCTATTTCTCCAATACGGCCTACTTCGCCGTGTCGGCATTGGGCAGCAACCCGGTCAATCAGAAGCTGCAGGGGGTTGTCAGCCCGATTCGGGTGGATGAGCCGTTCATCTGGCTGTTGCATGAATTGAACTATATCGAGGGGAGAGAGCAGCATTGA
- a CDS encoding beta-mannanase, which yields MHYTEAGQETPVIRGLTHHIDEARCTLRWLWPDTIQAVYVHKAAADRPAAERPPAAELKLYTRDEYKANNGFHDRIDGIGRLVYTVYACLLQEDGQPQLVIQPDGGNRIALSTGRARIYYSIHYKGGWFKKFKAAQIQVTAEVPLPADVLCYVKKHGGSPASKDDGTVYPFVEPFAPGRNVLPEIEIGKDDYIRLFFTDGRQYGQLYELIPE from the coding sequence ATGCATTATACGGAAGCGGGTCAGGAGACGCCGGTCATCCGCGGACTGACACATCATATTGACGAAGCGCGGTGTACGCTGCGCTGGCTGTGGCCCGATACGATCCAGGCCGTCTATGTTCACAAGGCGGCTGCGGATCGCCCGGCGGCCGAGCGTCCGCCGGCAGCGGAGCTGAAGCTGTACACGAGAGACGAGTACAAAGCCAACAACGGCTTCCATGACCGGATTGATGGGATCGGGCGGCTCGTCTATACCGTCTATGCCTGTCTGCTGCAGGAGGACGGACAGCCGCAGCTTGTCATCCAGCCGGATGGCGGGAACCGGATCGCACTGAGCACCGGCCGGGCGAGAATCTATTACTCGATTCACTATAAAGGCGGCTGGTTCAAAAAATTCAAAGCGGCGCAAATCCAGGTGACGGCAGAGGTGCCGCTGCCAGCGGATGTGCTGTGTTATGTGAAGAAGCATGGCGGCTCTCCCGCCAGCAAAGACGACGGAACGGTGTACCCGTTCGTCGAGCCGTTCGCCCCGGGCCGGAATGTGCTGCCGGAGATCGAGATCGGGAAGGACGATTATATTCGGCTCTTCTTCACCGACGGCCGCCAATACGGCCAGCTATACGAGCTGATACCGGAATGA
- a CDS encoding vWA domain-containing protein, translating to MQRKVNWLMVLFSLIGGAAGWAAGEWLLGRLLGQWPDVVVSGLYFGVIALFIGLACLTAEMISPRLNGQSWRQRYAGTSWLVLVPATLVMLFIAGLALEAAYQIEAGGVKTVKNIVLVIDNSGSMEQTDPNQDRYEAAKRMIDEMDRDKRVAVFVFNDSVDLLQPFVQVKDRAVKDELFAKIDALQPTQGGTDIGLSLSEAMKHIKDNQDDSRGTMVVLLSDGFSEVNTNEALADYKAQHIAVHTIGLSLVEAEGAGLLRRIADETGGQYYDVSKANELSFVFEKIYSSIGDRTLVTERSGPLRDSGYYMTLHVIALMLIGTALGLSLGLVFDNRYLAKSFAIGGAAAGLLAGLLLEAGLSGRPLTDGAVRLGADLVLAGVIALFSLVVPVQESQRQREGRGRRGSAGSEGSNLSGRQPDRSSRGF from the coding sequence ATGCAGCGAAAAGTGAACTGGCTCATGGTGCTGTTCAGCCTGATCGGAGGCGCCGCCGGCTGGGCGGCCGGGGAGTGGCTGCTGGGCCGCCTGCTTGGCCAATGGCCGGATGTCGTGGTAAGCGGGCTCTACTTCGGCGTTATCGCCCTATTCATCGGCCTGGCCTGCCTGACGGCCGAGATGATCTCGCCCCGGCTGAATGGCCAATCGTGGCGGCAGCGGTATGCGGGCACATCATGGCTGGTGCTCGTGCCCGCGACGCTCGTCATGCTGTTCATCGCGGGACTGGCGCTTGAAGCGGCGTACCAGATCGAGGCGGGCGGCGTAAAGACGGTCAAAAATATCGTGCTCGTGATCGACAATTCGGGCAGCATGGAGCAGACGGATCCGAACCAGGATCGCTATGAAGCGGCCAAACGGATGATCGACGAGATGGATCGGGACAAGCGGGTAGCTGTGTTTGTATTTAACGACAGCGTGGACCTGCTTCAGCCTTTCGTGCAAGTGAAGGATCGGGCTGTCAAGGATGAGCTGTTCGCCAAGATCGATGCGCTCCAGCCGACACAGGGCGGTACGGATATCGGCCTGTCTCTATCCGAAGCGATGAAGCATATCAAGGACAACCAGGATGATTCGCGCGGCACGATGGTCGTGCTGCTGTCGGACGGCTTCAGCGAAGTGAATACGAATGAAGCGCTCGCCGATTATAAGGCGCAGCATATTGCCGTTCACACGATCGGCCTCAGTCTGGTCGAGGCGGAAGGGGCGGGTCTGCTGCGACGGATCGCGGACGAGACCGGCGGCCAATACTACGATGTGTCCAAAGCGAACGAGCTGTCGTTCGTCTTCGAGAAGATTTACAGCAGCATCGGCGATCGGACATTGGTGACGGAGCGTTCCGGGCCGCTTCGGGACAGCGGCTATTATATGACGCTGCATGTCATTGCCCTTATGCTGATTGGCACTGCGCTTGGCTTGTCGCTCGGTCTCGTGTTCGACAACCGCTATCTTGCCAAGAGCTTCGCTATCGGCGGCGCGGCGGCGGGACTGCTTGCCGGTCTCCTGCTGGAGGCCGGCTTGTCCGGACGCCCGCTCACGGACGGAGCTGTGCGCCTGGGCGCCGATCTGGTGCTGGCGGGCGTCATCGCGCTGTTCTCGCTGGTCGTGCCTGTACAGGAGAGCCAGCGGCAACGGGAAGGCCGCGGGCGGAGAGGATCGGCGGGCAGTGAAGGCAGCAACCTGTCCGGACGGCAGCCCGATCGGAGCAGCCGCGGATTCTAG